The genomic DNA ACGCGCGCAACAGCTTCAGGGCCTCCGCGTGCTGTCCCGCCCGCGACAGGCAGATGCCGCGGCGGGTGCGCGCATCGTCCGCGAGCGACGAGGAGTCCGGCACCTCGGCATAGGCGGTGGCCGCCTGCTCGAAGTGCTGCATCCGCTCGTGCACGAGACCCGCGGAGAAGGAGACGCGCGGAGAGCCCCCCCTGCCCTTGCGGACCGCGTCCAGCACCTCCAGGGCGGACCCACTGTCATGCGCGGACAGGAACACCAGGGCCACCTGCACGGCGAGCTCGGGATCTCCCGCGTTCGCGAGCAGCCGATCGAAATACGCTCGCGCCCGTACCGAGGAGCCGAGTCGCAAGGCGAGCCGTCCCGCGGCATCCAACATCGCCGCGTTGTCCGGATCCCTCTCCAGGGCCCGGGCGAAGCAATCCTCGGCCGACTGGAGGCGCCCGGCCTTCTCGTGCAGCCGCGCGAGCGCGATCAGGGACTCCACATCACCCGGATCCCGCTCCAGCGCTCGAGACAACATCCGCTGGGCCCGAGCCGCGTCTCCCCGCTCCGTCAAGGCCAGCCCGAGGCGCCGGAACCCCGAGATCTCCCCCGGCAGCGCCTTCGCCAGCTGCTCCACCACCCCCACCGCCCGGGCGTTCGCCTTCGCGTCCAGGTGCAGCTGAGCGAGCAGCAGATATGCCTCGGGCTCGCGGGGCTTGAGCCGGATGGCCTGGCGCAGCTGAACCTGGGCTCGCGCGGGCCGCCTCGCCTCCAACAACACCCGCGCGAACATCATCCTGCCGGGGTAGTAGCGCGGATGCAGTGTCACCACGCGCCGCAACTCGCTCTCCGCGCGCGTCAGGTCCCCCACGAGCGAGTACTCCTCGCCCAGGCGCGTGAGCAGGTAGGGGTTGCCCTCATCCGTGGCCAGGGCCAGACGCAACGCATCCGCCGCCTCGTGATGCTGGCCCTCCAGACTCAGCAATTGCGCCCTCAAGTCATGCGCATAGCTGGCGGACGAGGCGCGCCTGTCATCCGGGGCGGCCGCCGCGGAGATGGCCTCGCGCATCGCCGAGCGGTCCACCGCGGCCCGGCGCGGGGCGGACAGCGTGGCCGGTGCCCACCCGAGCAGGACCAGGAGTGGCACGGCGTGGGCGTGGAGTCGCGAGGGACGCACGCCCACGACTCTACTACGACTTCAGGCCCGGACCCGACGCCCCCAAACGCTCCAGGATGCGCTCCGCCGGCTCGCTGTCGTGGCTCACGTCCGCCACCGCCGAGCGGTACTCCATTCCCGTCTGCTTCTCGACATCCGGCACCAGACGGCTGATGGCGTTGCGCCCCGCTTCAACATTGCACTCCGGGAGGATGACGGCGAGCACGCCATCCCCCAGGTGGCCGAGCAGATCCTGGGTGCGCAGGCGTGCGCGCATCACGTCCGGCAGGCCGCGCAGGGAGTCATTGAGCACGGGACGATCCGGGCGGAGCACCGCGAGGCTCACCGGCCGGCTGTAGCGCCGGCCCCGGCTCACCTCGTGCTCCAGGCGCAAGAGCAGACCGTGCCGATCATAGAGGCCGGTGATGGGATCGTTACCGTTGCGCCGCGAGACCGTCGGGGCGCGCTCCATCTCGCTCTCGGCCTTCTTCAGCTTGAGGGCGCGCTCGGTGCGCACGAGCAGTTCCATCGCGTTGAAGGGCTTGCTCATGTAGTCCACGGCGCCGAGGTTGAGCGCGCGTACCTTGTCGGCCACGCCCTGGTGGGCCGACAGCAGGATGACGGGAATGCCCGCCGTGTCCGAGGAGGACTTGAGGGCCACGGCGGCATCCAACCCGTCCAGCTTGGGCAGGAAGACGTCCATCACCACCAGATCCGGCTTGCCCGAGCGGGCACGCGCCAGACCCTCGGCGCCATCGCGCGCCACGTCCACGCGGTAGCGCGAGCGCAGCACCTCCACCAGCACCGCGGCGATCTCCGGCTCGTCCTCCACCACCAGGACGCGGGGCTGCTCGGTCGCTTCCTTGTTGGGCAGGTTCTGCACGGCACGGCTGACTTCCTGTGCCAGCGGCAGGGTGAAGATGAACGCGGCGCCTCCCTCGGGTGGGGCCTCGGCCCAGATCTCCCCGCCGTGCAGCTCCACGAACTCCTTGCAGATGGCCAGTCCGAGACCCGTGCCGCCCCCGGCCTTGGCCCCGCTGCGGTAGCGGTCGAACACGAGGGGCAGTTCCTCGGGGGGAATGCCCTTGCCGTCGTCCTGCACCACGATGCGCGCCACGTCTCCGTCCGGCCGCGCCAGCCGGGAGGTGCGCACCACCACCCCTCCCGCGTCCTTGGCGTGGTGGATGGCGTTGGTGATGAGGTTCTGCAACACCTCGTGCAGCTTGAGCTCGTCACCAATGAGCATCATGCGCTCGGTCGCCTCGGAGCGCAGGGTCACACCGCGCTCGGAGGCGAGGATCGCCAGCTCCGTGACGCTCTCCGTGCACAGCACCGACATGTCCAGCACGCGAGGCTCGATGGACAGCCGCGCCACGTCGCCCTTGCCTCGCTCCAGCAGCGACTCCACCAGGCTGAGGATCTTCCGGCCCTGGCGGATCATCGCCTCGGCGGATTGCTTCTGCAGCGCGTCCAGCTCGCCTTCCAGCAGCAGCCGGCCATGGCCGAGCAACACCTGCAGGGGCGCGCGCAGATCATGGCTGCACACGGCGATGATCTCGTCCTTGAGCCTGTTGAGATCCTTGAGGCGGCGGTTGGCCTCGGACAGCTCGCGGTAGCGCTCCACGTAGGCCAGTTCCAGCTCGTCGCGCTTCTTCTTGAGCGCGGTGTGCATGCGCGCGTTGCGGATGCAGTTGGCGAGCGCCGCACCCACCGCCTGGGCGAACTCCTGCTCGTCGCGGTTGAAGCCCTCCGAGCCGTGAGAGATGCGCAGGAAAAGCGCCCCGAGCAGCTCGTCATGGCACACCAGGGGCTGCACGAGGATGGAGCGCACGCCGAGCGGGGCGATCGTCGGACGCACCTCGGCCATGAGGGGATCCTGCTGAGCCTCCTCCACCAGCACCTGCTCCCGGGTCTCCAGGGCCCGGCGCAGCTCGGGGTAGCGCGCCAGGTCCATGTCCAGCGACAGGCCCGGGCTCTCCATCGTGGCCACCACATTGACGGTGGTCGCGTTGTTGTCCTCCACCAGCACCACCGAGCAGCGATCCGCGTTGATGACCGCGCCCACCTTCTCCACCGCCAGGCGGAGGATGTCCTCCAGCTCGAGCGAACTCGTGGCCGCCTGGGTGATTTCCAGCAACCGCTCCATGCGGTTGCGCGTGCGCTCCATCAGCCGCCGCTCGCGCAACGCGGAATCCAACCGCGCCGTGAGCTCCTCGAGACTGCGCACCCAGTCATCCACGGGCAGCTTGCGCAGCACCTCCGAGCGCGAACGCGTCAGATCCGCCAGCACGCGCAGCTCGCGCAGCAGGGGCTCCCGGCGCACGGCGTCCAGCGCCTCGGTGGCCCGCTTGCCCGTGGCCGACAAGAGCACGGCATCCAGCCGGGACGACTCGGCCAAGCGCGTCAAATCGTTCGTGTCCTCGGTGACGACCCACTGGTAGCCGACATGCGACAGATGGGCGAGCAGGACCTGATTGGCCTCGCGCGCACCGATCACCAGCACGCAACCGCGAGACCCCGCGAGTTCCGCCCTCAAGCGAACCCCCACGCCGCGTGGACCCGCGGCCCAAGCGTTTGAAGAGACTGGAGATGTTCCCACAAAGCGTCAGCCGTCATGCGCGGCTCCGAATCATGCCGTCGAAGCGGTTTGGGGGCCAGCGTGTCGGACACGAGCGGTGGGGGCAAGAATCATCCTCCTTGCCCTCCATGCGGCCATTCCAGGTGGGGCTCGAGTCCAGCCAGCGAGGCGTCTCCTCCCCCGCTCGCCTTCCAGTGAACCTCCTGGGTGGTGTCTCCCCCTGTACCTCGGAAGGAGGATTCCCGAAGTGGGCCGCCCGCGCGACATCCCACGCCCGTCGTGGAGGCGCCCACTATGATGCCAGGACATGAACCCCTCCGAATCCGAGGAGAAGGCGAAGAATCACGAATCCGCTCCCGGGCACGGCATGGACTGGCTCTCGGGCGGAGGGGCCATGGGCGGAACGGGCTCCTACCTGGAGAACCCGCCCATGGTGCTCGACCGCCATGGCTAACCTGGAAGAGGCCTTCATGACCTTCTCGTTCAGTCCCATCCGGGACGAGTCGGGAAAGGTCGGAGGCCTCTTCCACCCCATCACCGAGACCACCGACAGGATGCTCAGCGCCCGCACTCCTGGGGAGCACGGGACTCGCGCCGGGAAGCGAGGCCTGTCCTCGAACCCTCCCACTCGGCACGAGTTCCGCACGCTCGCCCTCCCGTGGCCACGACGAGCCCGCTCCTCGCCCGGCCGACGATCCTCATCGCCGACGACAACGCGGACATGCGCGGCTACATCAAGTCCCTGCTCGAGCGCTCCAACGACGTGCGGGCGGTGGCGGATGGGGAAGCCGCGTACCCGGCGGTGCTCGAGTCACCGCCAGACCTCGTCCTGAGCGACGTGATGATGCCTCGGCTGGATGGCTTCGGACTGCTCGACAAGCTCCGCGCCCATCCTAAGACCCAGGCCGTGCTGTTCATCTTGTTGTCGGCGCGGGCGGGACCCGAGGCCCGCATCGAAAGCGCGATCCGGCTCGCGCGCGAGCGCACCACCCGCGAGCGCCTCGCCGATGACCGCATCAAGTTCGAGCAACAACTCATCGGCATCGTCAGCCACGATCTGCGCAGCCCCATCACCGCCATCCTCATGTCGACGCAACTGCTGCTGCGCCGCGTGGATCTCGACGAGAAAATCACCAAGGTGATCGCCCGCATCCAATCCAGCGCGGAGCGCACCAACCGGATGATCCGCGACCTGCTCGACTTCACGCTGGTGGTCAACCTCGTGAGCAACGCGGTGAAGTACAGCCCCGCCTCGAGCCCCGTGCGCGTTCACATCAGCCGGGATGACGGCCACGCCCTGCTCGTCCGTGCCCACGGAGGCCGCGTCGGCGCCCGCTCGGCGGCGGACAGCGGCACCACCTTCTCCGTCTGGCTGCCCCGCGAGGTCTGACACGGTGTGTCCTGACAGGACCCGTCGCTCCTGTCCTAGACTGGAGCGCACCATGTCCCTCCATTCTCCCCTCCGGGCCTCCCGTGGCCCGGCCCTGCTGCTGTCCTGGTTCGCACTCGCGTGCAACAACCCCCCGCCCATCACCATCCCGGAGCCTCCCCAGGTCGTCATCCAGCTCGCGGAGACGAATACCGTGGGGAGCAGCTTCAAGTTCGCCGTCAACACGTCCGGCTGTGATCAGGTGCAACGGCTGGAGATCTTCGACGACACCCGGGCGCTCAAGGTGGTGCCCTACGCGGGCAACCCCACGCAGGTGACCCTGGGGACGGATGAGATCCGCTACACGAAGGGCATCGCGGCCACCCTGTCGCTCAGCGCGCAGGTCACCTGCGCCGATGGGCGCTCCAACGTCTCCCAGGCCCAGCTCGCCACGTTCTTCCCGGTGGACGAGGTGGTGGAGCCCATCAGCGGCAACACCCAGATCGTCCCGCCGTACTTCGTCGCCGAGGGCACGGGCAACAACGTGTCGTTCATCGGCTGCGCCATGCAGGGCAATGTCCCCACGCTCTTCCGGGTGAAGAAGAGCGAGCCGACGATCGCCGATTCCCTGGAGATGGACTTCCCCTGTGACGCGACCACGATCATCACCGATCGCAAGCCCGCGCTCACGGGCCTGCGCTGGCTGTGGACGCGCGGCCGGGGCGTGCTCGCGCTGAAGGCGGACTTCTCCATCGCCTACTCGTCCGACGCGGCGGTGAAGAACCTCGCGGTGGGCCCCGACGGCAGCGCCATTCTCTACGACAGCACGCAGCTGCGGCTCGTGAGCCCCGCGGGCAAGGTCCTCTGGGAGCGGACCATCATTGGCGACACCAACTACCTGCCCGGCCTGGTCGCGGGAGAGCCCATGGTCCGCACGGGCGGCACCAGCACGGGAACCGTCGTGGTGCCGCTCAAGGACGATGGCGCCGACACGACCGCCGTCCGGGTCGCTGTCCTGACGTACGCCAAGGGCGAGCTGACCGCGACCTACGAGCTCGAGTCCTTCCCGCTCAACACGCCGTTCTGGACGGCGTTCGATGACACGGGCTCGGTGATGTACCTGGGCACGCAGCAAGGCGAGTCGGCCTCCGTCCGGGCCTGCGCGCTCGGAAAGACGGGCCTGTGCCGGGCCTCCACGGACACCCGCCTGTGGATCACCAGCCAGCCCCTGGCCGGCTACCTGGCCGCGCTGGTGCCCTACAACAACAACTCGCGCCTGGCGGTGGTCACCGCGAACCAGACCTGGTTCCTGGATGTCCGCAACCTGCCGGGCAACAAGGCCACCCAGGGAGGGATCGTGAACAAGGACCAGACCTCGCTCAAGCCCAACGGCGCGCTGGTGGCGCGCTTCGTCCAGCCGGGCCCGAGCAACGCGTTCTACCTGTTCACCAGCGCGCGGGGCACGGACGCGGTGCCGGACCCCTACCCCGTGGAGATCGTCGCCACGGAAGAGGCGGAAAAGGGAGTGCTCTTCCGCTACCAGGTCCAGGGCGACAGCCTCTACGGCGCGCTGGACGACTCGGGCACGCTCTGGATGCGCGTGGGCCGCAAGCTCGTCAAGCCGCTGTCGCTCGCGCGGTATCGGGAACTGCGCGAGAGGCAGTGAAGGGCGCCCCCTCCCCCCGAGTCATCGGGAGGAAGGGGATCCATCGACGACGGGGGCTGGACCCGCGAACGGCAGCCCCTCCGTCTTGGCCAACAGTTCCTTGTTCGACGTCCACCCGAGCAGCCCCGTCACGGACTTCACCAGGTAGAACACTTCCTCCCCCTGGCGCTCCGGAACCTCCGCGGCCAACACCTCGATGGCCGTCCCGGCGGCCAGGTTGGCGATCGGCGTCGAATCCTTCCGGCTATGGCCGAGCGGGAAGGTCTGCTTCACCTTCGCCTGCTTGCCGACGTAGTAGAGCGGCTGGG from Melittangium boletus DSM 14713 includes the following:
- a CDS encoding hybrid sensor histidine kinase/response regulator; translated protein: MATTSPLLARPTILIADDNADMRGYIKSLLERSNDVRAVADGEAAYPAVLESPPDLVLSDVMMPRLDGFGLLDKLRAHPKTQAVLFILLSARAGPEARIESAIRLARERTTRERLADDRIKFEQQLIGIVSHDLRSPITAILMSTQLLLRRVDLDEKITKVIARIQSSAERTNRMIRDLLDFTLVVNLVSNAVKYSPASSPVRVHISRDDGHALLVRAHGGRVGARSAADSGTTFSVWLPREV
- a CDS encoding ATP-binding protein; translation: MLVIGAREANQVLLAHLSHVGYQWVVTEDTNDLTRLAESSRLDAVLLSATGKRATEALDAVRREPLLRELRVLADLTRSRSEVLRKLPVDDWVRSLEELTARLDSALRERRLMERTRNRMERLLEITQAATSSLELEDILRLAVEKVGAVINADRCSVVLVEDNNATTVNVVATMESPGLSLDMDLARYPELRRALETREQVLVEEAQQDPLMAEVRPTIAPLGVRSILVQPLVCHDELLGALFLRISHGSEGFNRDEQEFAQAVGAALANCIRNARMHTALKKKRDELELAYVERYRELSEANRRLKDLNRLKDEIIAVCSHDLRAPLQVLLGHGRLLLEGELDALQKQSAEAMIRQGRKILSLVESLLERGKGDVARLSIEPRVLDMSVLCTESVTELAILASERGVTLRSEATERMMLIGDELKLHEVLQNLITNAIHHAKDAGGVVVRTSRLARPDGDVARIVVQDDGKGIPPEELPLVFDRYRSGAKAGGGTGLGLAICKEFVELHGGEIWAEAPPEGGAAFIFTLPLAQEVSRAVQNLPNKEATEQPRVLVVEDEPEIAAVLVEVLRSRYRVDVARDGAEGLARARSGKPDLVVMDVFLPKLDGLDAAVALKSSSDTAGIPVILLSAHQGVADKVRALNLGAVDYMSKPFNAMELLVRTERALKLKKAESEMERAPTVSRRNGNDPITGLYDRHGLLLRLEHEVSRGRRYSRPVSLAVLRPDRPVLNDSLRGLPDVMRARLRTQDLLGHLGDGVLAVILPECNVEAGRNAISRLVPDVEKQTGMEYRSAVADVSHDSEPAERILERLGASGPGLKS
- a CDS encoding tetratricopeptide repeat protein, with product MRPSRLHAHAVPLLVLLGWAPATLSAPRRAAVDRSAMREAISAAAAPDDRRASSASYAHDLRAQLLSLEGQHHEAADALRLALATDEGNPYLLTRLGEEYSLVGDLTRAESELRRVVTLHPRYYPGRMMFARVLLEARRPARAQVQLRQAIRLKPREPEAYLLLAQLHLDAKANARAVGVVEQLAKALPGEISGFRRLGLALTERGDAARAQRMLSRALERDPGDVESLIALARLHEKAGRLQSAEDCFARALERDPDNAAMLDAAGRLALRLGSSVRARAYFDRLLANAGDPELAVQVALVFLSAHDSGSALEVLDAVRKGRGGSPRVSFSAGLVHERMQHFEQAATAYAEVPDSSSLADDARTRRGICLSRAGQHAEALKLLRASLSAYPGDTELEVQLARALERGGEPELAVATLREAMKREPRPDVLEALAATLKRQGRAAEALDVLRDAVARMPGDPAPRYVLATVLLQQGDEAGALSWMRSVLQVEPDHAPALNFIGYLLAQRGRDFAEAERLVRRALALRPDTGSFLDSLGWIHYRRGDYPRAVEALARAAELEPEEPVILDHLGDAYQRVSRPGEAADAWRRALELLARMPEAADPADQRALIERKLKLLPTDASGR